A genomic region of Caenorhabditis elegans chromosome V contains the following coding sequences:
- the K07C11.10 gene encoding BBSome-interacting protein 1 (Confirmed by transcript evidence), with protein sequence MDLVTFLNGGVDEGEVAPATEKNEKQERVVMSQGEKLEEKLFVDECYLFQDETLTPIFCKPKLIPLKTITTQKLEKMQREQMERLQVPEGQKARTPESAEAESPKSNEGPSTSEPKEADVWTADD encoded by the exons ATGGATCTGGTCACTTTTCTAAATGGTGGTGTTGACGAGGGAGAGGTTGCCCCGGCAACGGAGAAGAACGAGAAACAAGAAAG aGTTGTAATGTCTCAAGGCGAGAAGTTGGAAGAGAAGTTATTTGTCGACGAGTGCTACTTGTTCCAG GACGAAACGTTGACTCCGATCTTCTGTAAGCCAAAGCTTATCCCATTGAAGACCATCACTACTCAGAAGCTCGAGAAAATGCAGCGTGAGCAGATGGAGAGACTTCAGGTCCCAGAAGGACAGAAGGCG AGAACTCCGGAGTCTGCTGAGGCCGAGTCGCCAAAGAGCAATGAAGGGCCATCAACTTCTGAGCCAAAGGAAGCTGATGTCTGGACTGCTGATGATTGA
- the rol-3 gene encoding Protein roller-3 (Confirmed by transcript evidence): MLSLHLRSLAILFLLFFLLHDVVKSATVFSSSLKTCQSQCEERNLAYPLDSGEVHWTGLAEYNYSSRISSCRHGCEDVDERESKCDVKCSEEGIVSNACKQGCRAVLVSFLAQAQALLIQVHVNMEVLETSMKLKWEFPETLAEELKEIANADIFWFSQTKPLNGILGWRWTSLPQNSFRNSSLSSEVHVPFEHGEHVEVRLALSYRNQVLVSRTTTYHLPLSKSGTTLEVIGQLQLSDDRVAVCYRTNQPTPKFKLTIMTLNDNTINTEESIARCHLFSNLPRDNCCKASISAIDEHGATTAFVEIKLDFYVNQVEIELVSVASSRLIFSNGTHLLESEIDQYALGDSATVIPFPLPTDDTITAIAGISDTTIAIGSSKGSLWTYQMSANQTDEDQPSSVIQLKTVGEMDTKINQIEIDHIQRTLYAVQHDKGIIRCKLRTMEAEESPNCVLIVNNDALNAPKEITLDSVNGHVYTLNADNKVYRTEMVAFNATGIETVASLQYLQDMSPSNGIFFDVSKFLLYSALQNGSMMTLNPVTDHVHIFKDVGYADIQHFRIKNDLIYWMKKKCGETDADENCIFAENLQRSEEDIPNKFTYSSSLMSFGVLEEILLKPRITAVSTIAMLTSDKTARVSWDESNTLPFQAQGSSWRNFTYFLKVTAPDITDFSPIEIYTSNTEMKIDVTPGNIYNAQVQVCSDDFCSIPTSTSNTALPDLGDVVPFVFTKRQADDIISVDILGNIIPADDSVKIVEKLQYPHVLDNTTKTVYLAGDHSMGIFKKYLDDTAGLPKPFKDGLFVEMMSIMPARSIILIASSYKITSYRLPTTFDFEYFSCEEPLEACSEVMGISSDDTTGMVHFLTQARNGTITLWESDPENRTPRDIASVPSIVPFRRFLILHDKMILVTKNNHIVQTDKKLKVVNVATELERVDHILPLRYATISHKIEFSDEIKFIDGSKTNLQWTLSPPLEAGTVLFKVSIFREKMGGQDPPIITIQSETNFTIPSEVLEAWSSAQRFDVSVQAMTPWATAVLNRTGLTAPVKPPTSPTQLRIFATQQKTVDGPRALISFFWGPPSEWNGTPYQYIVNCTKDDGSWIGGPVTTSQSHYSFAVKSGKVSCQAAAANEPTNIGSFSELITIDSSELKPLVKLFAIDSTNSLISINDLAHEEPRRETRQVAQPVKLEYQAMAFIGEDLYAVRKEGESAQPVLVQIDTNHIDNTVHKVSIGGDVTRIDAMTSDWVGNRLIFVAGTNVYQLSLEPFLSTSLLNPHKLIQLTSATDAKQLAYDPFMNTAYLLTKNGSLFALDMNKNTEANLALTVSCLASQTVTWMMTEFAWNRASSPKIYALTWNGLIYVDLTEDSQCNEVRIDWTKFGDKGLKDISSFAIADKLFAFVTSSEMLIYGKDTVTPITIANPPLKQILAVSQSSQPYPERSCFELPSSKGIVFSIVNEGKTGSFLEVTKSSSSSSCQEVSMPQTQYEIYFTRKNTDKVKHVRSFSDRIHVENGILDKETDYDVTVTWLNRYSPASGVSASKSFRTGFGYPSAPRDPHAIPVTPDTVYLYWNLPETLNAPISEIKYKISQQAAGISVPTSIAVIALSETVSSNISSDTTSCLINPCRVKIANLRPSNEYKFWVTATHISHLDAATILKDDDAVSSEAVARTLDVPGTLRPDNVTGSSLLLRWNGLEPEHRPSSIAVQYRESGGANNEWQFPMNVSFEPDVTTELVPITNLLSATSYDYRFVATYTGTYTIDGKVLAFKEDYLQLPQQARTKAGVPTAPQFVEAKQDEEGWIVTWKEPMSDGGSPITSYAVETRINKTAEWEIAERGLDGWKTWWRPGKSDTTSSTSTSSTEVSEFRIRAANIEGFGAYAYTEDKKEEKEEEPSSVLPYLLLLSIIFLLAAMILVACFWLKSRRRQQQKKREAEDERNCIRLDVVANMNFSSSHQSLPPEYESEMRNLPVVNYSTVTFNDYIDTCAYGIVHSGTAEEVPMSWEKDVRVAIKKLKPNHSFQEKMMFMKEAILLNNLDHPNIVKELGVCITPGQELILLEYMEGGNLLKFLQKSTPNEYQSSELSPRDLLSISVDIARGMNYLERLPHVHKNLSARKCLLAGRPGVTKLEMGMSKELSNGQVNRSDLENMEIVRWMAPEVLKDFQFSSKSDVWAYGVLLYEVFSFGEVPYGDKDNRRIMTDVRNGSVLPIPSYCPSKRIYKVIKQCLTSDSTKRANFATILKIFETFRDDQKCQDDKPIQFNDGTDNTNFSASQDSTSSREPPSPSHRMRDFIDTRDLEPPSPSHLNQSFGGFEHPYEGERPATMWNGSGARNSAKNSIGRSMKKEKLRNPIHSMDDLVARNQRPLSIHSEDTESTDYGASSSMYSPGSSNRISSQVDPPIGRLSSAPGIGIVNDAFESSNPSLNLSRSWAGLSREVNQNPAGAGSSGTLPQHTNSAGHLRLPGVQVGAGGGRVYRNASGGGGPSNRGRISQV; encoded by the exons ATGCTTTCTTTGCACCTCCGATCACTTGCTATTctgtttttgttgttcttcCTCCTCCATGATGTTGTGAAATCAGCTACCGTATTCTCCTCATCGTTAAAAACATGCCAAAGTCAATGTGAGGAGAGGAATTTG GCATATCCACTTGATTCGGGTGAAGTTCACTGGACGGGTCTTGCTGAATACAATTACTCAAGTAGAATTTCATCG tgtagACATGGATGTGAAGATGTAGATGAAAGAGAATCTAAATGTGATGTGAAATGTTCAGAAGAAGGAATTGTGTCGAATGCCTGTAAACAGGGATGTAGAGCAGTTCTTGTTTCGTTTCTAGCTCAGGCTCAAG CGCTTCTTATCCAAGTTCATGTAAACATGGAGGTACTCGAAACATCAATGAAACTGAAATGGGAGTTCCCTGAAACTTTAGCAGAAGAGTTGAAAGAAATCGCAAATGCCgatattttctggttttcccAAACAAAACCACTTAATGGAATTCTCGGATGGAGATGGACATCGCTTCCTCAGAATTCATTCAGAAACTCATCTCTGTCATCTGAAGTTCATGTTCCTTTTGAGCACGGGGAACACGTTGAAGTACGATTAGCACTGTCATATCGGAATCAGGTTCTTGTTTCTAGAACAACAACATATCATCTTCCATTATCAAAATCTGGAACAACATTAGAAGTTATAGGACAATTGCAACTTTCTGATGATCGAGTAGCTGTTTGCTACAGGACTAATCAACCAACG CCGAAATTCAAGTTGACAATTATGACGCTGAATGATAACACAATCAACACAGAGGAATCAATTGCCAGGTGTCATTTATTCTCAAATCTTCCAAGAGATAATTGTTGTAAAGCTTCAATTTCTGCAATTGATGAGCATGGTGCAACGACGGCGTTTGTGGAAATTAAACTGGATTTTTATGTTAATCAGG TTGAAATCGAACTTGTTTCTGTTGCATCTTCCCGTCTTATATTTTCAAACGGAACTCATCTCCTAGAAAGTGAAATTGATCAGTATGCTCTTGGAGATTCGGCTACTGTAATTCCCTTCCCATTACCAACGGATGACACAATTACTG CTATTGCTGGAATCTCCGATACCACCATTGCCATTGGAAGCTCAAAGGGATCGCTGTGGACATATCAAATGTCTGCCAATCAAACTGACGAGGATCAACCATCCTCTgttattcaattaaaaacagTTGGAGAGATGGatacaaaaatcaatcaaattgAAATCGACCATATCCAGAGAACTCTTTATGCAGTTCAACACGATAAAGGAATTATTCGATGCAAATTAAGAACGATGGAGGCAGAGGAGAGTCCGAATTGTGTGCTAATTGTTAATAATGATGCTCTAAATGCACCGAAGGAGATAACTTTGGATTCAGTCAATGg gcaTGTTTACACACTAAATGCCGACAATAAAGTTTATCGGACTGAGATGGTTGCATTCAATGCAACAGGAATAGAAACAGTTGCCAGTTTACAATATCTTCAag atatgtCTCCTTCCAATGGAATTTTCTTTGATGTTTCCAAGTTTCTTCTATATTCAGCTCTACAAAATG ggtCCATGATGACACTGAATCCGGTCACGGATCATGTTCACATTTTCAAGGACGTGGGCTACGCGGATATTCAacattttagaataaaaaatgatctAATTTATTGGATGAAAAAGAAGTGTGGGGAAACCGACGCAGACGAGAACtgcatttttgctgaaaacctCCAACGATCGGAAGAGGACATACCTAACAA atttaccTACTCCAGCTCCCTTATGTCGTTTGGAGTTCTGGAAGAGATTTTGCTGAAGCCAAGAATAACCGCAGTCTCCACTATAGCAATGCTCACATCAGATAAGACAGCAAGAGTGTCATGGGATGAATCTAACACATTACCGTTTCAAGCACAAGGCAGCTCTTGGAGAAACTTCacatattttctaaaagtcaCAGCTCCAGATATCACTGATTTTTCACCAATTGAAATATATACCTCCAATACTGAAATG aaaattgacGTTACACCTGGAAACATATACAATGCACAAGTACAAGTATGTAGTGATGACTTTTGTTCAATACCAACTTCTACTTCAAATACAGCTCTCCCAGATTTAGGAGACG ttgttccctttgttttcacaaaaagaCAGGCAGATGATATTATAAGTGTTGATATTTTGGGAAATATTATACCTGCCGATGATTCtgtaaaaattgtggaaaaactTCAATATCCTCATGTTCTGGATAACACCACAAAAACTGTGTATCTAGCTGGAGATCATTCG atgggaatattcaaaaaatatttggatgaCACTGCTGGTTTACCAAAACCTTTCAAAGATGGACTTTTTGTCGAAATGATGTCTATAATGCCAGCGAGATCTATCATTCTGATAGCTTCATCTTATAAAATTACATCTTACCGGCTGCCAACCACTTTTGATTTCGA ATACTTCTCATGCGAGGAACCATTGGAAGCTTGTTCCGAAGTTATGGGAATATCAAGTGATGATACAACCGGAATGGTTCATTTTCTAACACAGGCAAGAAATGGAACAATAACTCTCTGGGAATCAGATCCAGAAAATAGAACTCCACGGGATATTGCTAGTGTTCCATCAATTGTTCC atttcgtCGATTTCTGATTCTTCATGACAAAATGATACTTGTTACGAAAAACAATCACATTGTTCAAACtgacaaaaaactgaaagtggTGAATGTTGCGACTGAATTGGAAAGAGTTGATCATATTCTACCATTACGATATGCAACAATATCtcacaaaattgagttcagtgatgaaatcaaatttattgatGGAAGTAAAACGAATCTTCAGTGGACATTATCCCCACCATTAGAAGCTGGAACTGTACtcttcaaagtttcaatttttcgagaaaaaatgggAGGCCAAGACCCACCGATAATCACGATTCAGAGTGAAACTAACTTCACAATCCCGTCCGAAGTTCTGGAAGCTTGGAGTTCGGCGCAGAGATTTGACGTCTCTGTGCAAGCAATGACACCGTGGGCCACAGCAGTACTCAACAGAACCGGACTAACAGCGCCAGTAAAACCACCAACTTCTCCAACTCAATTGAGAATATTTGCaactcaacaaaaaactgtCGACGGTCCTAGAGctctcatttcatttttctgggGTCCTCCGAGTGAATGGAATGGAACACCTTATCAGTACATTGTCAACTGCACAAAAGATGATGGAAGTTGGATTGGTGGACCTGTTACTACTTCTCAATCACATTATTCATTTGCTgtaaaatctggaaaagtgTCTTGTCAGGCAGCAGCTGCAAATGAGCCAACGAATATTGGAAGTTTTTCAGAGTTGATCACAATTGACAGTTCTG AACTTAAACCTCTTGTTAAACTTTTTGCAATTGATTCCACAAATTCTCTGATATCAATTAATGATCTCGCTCATGAAGAACCGAGAAGAGAGACACGGCAAGTTGCACAACCAGTCAAG TTAGAGTACCAAGCAATGGCATTCATTGGGGAAGACTTGTACGCTGTCAGGAAAGAAGGAGAGTCTGCACAGCCAGTGTTGGTTCAGATTGATACAAATCATATTGATAATACAGTACATAAG GTGTCAATTGGTGGAGATGTAACACGAATTGATGCAATGACTTCTGATTGGGTCGGAAATCGTTTAATATTTGTTGCAGGCACAAATGTATATCAGTTATCTCTTGAGCCATTTCTTTCAACTTCACTTCTAAACCCGCATAAGTTGATTCAACTAACATCCGCGACTGATGCAAAACAGCTTGCTTATGATCCTTTTATGAA CACTGCCTACTTGCTTACCAAAAATGGATCACTATTTGCACTTGATATGAACAAGAATACTGAAGCTAATCTGGCACTAACTGTATCATGTTTGGCAAGTCAAACTGTTACTTGGATGATGACTGAATTTGCCTGGAATCGAGCTTCttcaccaaaaatttatgCGCTTACGTGGAATGGATTGATATATGTGGATCTTACTGAAGACTCACAGTGCAACGAAGTAAGAATTGATTGGACCAAATTTGGAGATAAAGGTCTCAAAGATATATCATCATTTGCAATTGCTGATAAACTATTTGCATTTGTCACTTCTTCGGAAATGCTTATTTATGGGAAAGACACTGTGACACCGATAACTATTGCAAATCCACCACTGAAACAAATACTCGCGGTCAGTCAAAGTAGTCAACCATATCCGGAAAGATCTTGCTTCGAACTTCCGTCTTCAAAAGGGATTGTATTTTCAATTGTGAACGAAGGGAAAACTGGATCATTCTTGGAAGTTACAAAGAgctcatcatcatcttcctgTCAAGAAGTTAGTATGCCACAGACCCAATACGAAATATATTTTACACGGAAAAATACTGATAAGGTGAAGCACGTAAGAAGCTTCTCTGACAGAATCCACGTGGAAAATGGAATTCTTGACAAGGAAACCGACTATGATGTAACTGTAACTTGGCTCAATAGATATTCACCAGCAAGTGGAGTTTCTGCTTCAAAATCTTTCCGAACAGGGTTTGGGTACCCATCCGCTCCAAGAGATCCTCATGCGATTCCAGTTACTCCAGATACGGTTTATCTGTATTGGAATTTACCAGAGACGCTGAATGCTCCAATATCAGAGATAAAATATAAGATTTCACAGCAAGCAGCAGGAATTTCTGTACCGACTTCAATTGCAGTCATTGCTCTTTCTGAAACTGtttcttcaaacatttcatCAGATACAACATCTTGCTTAATCAATCCATGTCGTgttaaaattgcaaatcttCGACCTTCAAATGAGTACAAGTTTTGGGTAACAGCTACTCATATCTCTCACCTGGATGCTGCTACAATCCTGAAAGATGACGATGCAGTGTCATCAGAAGCTGTTGCTAGAACTCTTGATGTACCAGGAACATTGAGACCTGATAATGTTACTGGATCTTCGTTACTTCTACGATGGAATGGATTGGAACCAGAGCATCGACCAAGCTCAATTGCAGTCCAGTACAGGGAGTCTGGTGGCGCTAATAATGAATGGCAATTTCCAATGAATGTATCATTTGAACCAGATGTAACAACTGAACTTGTACCAATTACCAACCTTTTGTCAGCTACTTCATATGACTATCGATTTGTGGCAACCTACACAGGAACCTATACAATTGATGGAAAAGTACTAGCATTCAAAGAAGACTACCTCCAATTGCCGCAACAAGCTCGAACAAAAGCTGGAGTACCTACAGCTCCTCAATTTGTGGAAGCAAAGCAAGATGAAGAGGGATGGATTGTAACTTGGAAAGAACCAATGAGTGATGGAGGATCTCCAATTACAAGTTATGCCGTTGAGACTAGAATTAATAAAACCGCAGAATGGGAGATTGCTGAAAGAGGATTAGATGGATGGAAAACATGGTGGAGACCCGGAAAATCAGATACAACATCTTCAACTTCAACATCATCGACCGAAGTTTCAGAGTTTCGAATTAGAGCAGCAAATATTGAAGGATTTGGAGCCTATGCTTATACAGAAGATAAAAAAGaggagaaagaagaagaaccaAGTTCAGTATTACCGTATCTACTGCTTCTTTCAATCATATTCCTTTTGGCAGCAATGATTTTAGTGGCTTGTTTTTGGT TGAAATCTCGCCGTCGTCAACAGCAGAAGAAACGTGAAGCGGAAGACGAAAGAAATTGTATTCGACTTGACGTAGTTGCCAATATGAATTTTTCCTCTTCACATCAATCTCTTCCTCCAGAATATGAGAGTGAAATGAGAA ATCTTCCGGTAGTCAATTACAGTACTGTTACTTTCAATGATTACATTGATACGTGTGCATATGGAATTGTTCATAGTGGTACTGCTGAAGAAGTACCAATGAGTTGGGAAAAAGACGTTAGAGTTGCTATTAAAAAGTTGAAGCCGAATCATTCATTCCAAGAGAAAATGATGTTTATGAAAGAAGCAATTCTTTTAAA TAATCTCGATCACCCGAATATCGTCAAAGAACTTGGTGTCTGCATTACACCTGGACAGGAATTGATTTTATTGGAATACATGGAAGGTGGAAACTTGTTgaagtttcttcaaaaatc AACCCCAAATGAGTACCAAAGTTCTGAATTATCTCCACGCGATCTTCTCTCAATTTCTGTGGATATTGCCCGTGGCATGAACTATCTTGAGAG acttCCTCATGTTCATAAGAATCTTTCCGCGCGGAAGTGCCTTCTTGCCGGCCGGCCAGGTGTGACTAAACTTGAGATGGGAATGTCGAAAGAGTTGAGCAATGGACAAGTGAATCGTTCGgatttggaaaatatggaaattgtCCGTTGGATGGCGCCGGAAGTTTTGAAAGATTTCCAGTTTTCATCAAAGAGTGATGTTTGGGCTTATGGTGTACTTCTCTACGAAGTTTTTTCATTCGGAGAAGTTCCATATGGAGATAAAGACAATAGAAGAATTATGACTGATGTCAGAAATGGAAGTGTTCTACCAATACCTTCCTATTGTCCATCGAAAAGGATATACAAAGTTATAAAACAATGTTTGACTTCTGATTCTACTAAAAGGGCAAActttgcaacaattttgaagattttcgaaacatttagAGACGATCAAAAGTGTCAG GATGATAAACCAATTCAATTCAATGATGGAACAGACAACACGAATTTTAGTGCATCACAAGATAGTACTTCAAGTCGTGAACCTCCATCTCCATCCCATCGAATGAGAGATTTCATTGATACAAGAGATTTAGAACCACCGTCCCCATCACATTTGAATCAAAGTTTTGGAGGATTTGAACATCCATAtg AAGGCGAACGCCCTGCAACAATGTGGAATGGAAGTGGCGCACGAAACTCTGCCAAAAATAGTATTGGAAGAtcaatgaaaaaagagaaattaagAAATCCCATTCATTCGATGGATGATCTAGTTGCTAGAAATCAGAGACCATTGAGCATTCATTCAGAAGATACCGAATCTACGGATTACGGAG cttcatcaTCAATGTATTCTCCAGGATCTTCCAATCGAATTTCAAGCCAAGTTGACCCTCCAATTGGTAGATTGAGCTCTGCTCCAGGAATTGGCATAGTCAATGATGCATTTGAGAGCAGTAATCCATCGCTGAATTTGAGTAGAAGTTGGGCCGGGCTTTCAAGAGAAGTGAATCAGAATCCTGCTGGTGCTGGTAGTAGTGGAACACTTCCACAGCATACGAACTCTGCTGGACATTTGAGACTCCCTGGGGTCCAAGTTGGAGCAGGTGGCGGCCGTGTCTACAGAAATGCCTCTGGCGGTGGTGGACCTTCAAATCGAGGCCGCATCAGTCAAGTCTAG